Proteins found in one Candidatus Tectomicrobia bacterium genomic segment:
- the tuf gene encoding elongation factor Tu (EF-Tu; promotes GTP-dependent binding of aminoacyl-tRNA to the A-site of ribosomes during protein biosynthesis; when the tRNA anticodon matches the mRNA codon, GTP hydrolysis results; the inactive EF-Tu-GDP leaves the ribosome and release of GDP is promoted by elongation factor Ts; many prokaryotes have two copies of the gene encoding EF-Tu) yields the protein MAKAKFERTKPHVNVGTIGHVDHGKTTLTAAITKRLAEKGRAKFVP from the coding sequence ATGGCGAAGGCGAAGTTTGAGCGGACGAAGCCGCACGTGAACGTAGGGACGATCGGGCACGTGGACCATGGGAAGACGACGCTGACGGCGGCGATCACCAAGCGTTTGGCGGAGAAGGGGCGGGCCAAGTTCGTTCCC